The Prochlorococcus marinus str. MIT 9301 genome window below encodes:
- the hisD gene encoding histidinol dehydrogenase: MKIINNKTEAIEELKRISTRTNSENNNKINKIVEEILQEVKISGDNAVEKYTKKFDGFDPNPMQVNADQIKNAWDEIDNNLKRSLEEAHKRIQKFHEKEIPQSFTIKGEYGDIVQRRWKPVKNAGIYIPGGRAAYPSTVLMNAIPAKVAGVAEIIMVSPGNKEGEINKTVLAAAHLSGINKVFRIGGAQAIGALAFGTNQINKVDVISGPGNIYVTTAKKLIYGSTGIDSLAGPSEILIIADETAQSTHIASDLLAQAEHDPLASSILLTTSKNQAKEVLEELYKKIEDHPRKEICMQSINNWGSIVICENSEQCVELSNNFAPEHLEILTVDPKKILAGIENAGAIFLGKWTPEAVGDYLAGPNHTLPTSGNSRFSGSLGVETFMKNSSIIEFNEESLKVNSLDIINLAKSEGLHSHANSVQIRFED; the protein is encoded by the coding sequence ATGAAGATAATAAATAATAAAACAGAAGCTATTGAAGAATTGAAGAGGATTTCTACCCGAACTAATTCAGAAAATAATAATAAGATAAATAAAATTGTTGAAGAAATTCTTCAAGAGGTAAAAATTTCTGGAGATAACGCAGTTGAAAAATATACCAAAAAATTTGATGGTTTCGATCCTAACCCTATGCAAGTGAATGCGGATCAAATAAAGAATGCATGGGATGAAATTGATAACAATTTGAAACGCTCACTTGAGGAGGCTCACAAAAGAATTCAAAAATTCCATGAAAAAGAAATTCCTCAATCTTTCACGATAAAAGGTGAATATGGTGATATTGTCCAAAGAAGATGGAAACCAGTTAAAAATGCAGGTATTTATATTCCTGGAGGAAGAGCTGCTTATCCAAGTACTGTATTAATGAATGCAATTCCTGCAAAAGTAGCAGGAGTAGCTGAAATTATAATGGTATCTCCTGGAAATAAAGAAGGGGAAATAAACAAAACTGTTTTAGCTGCAGCTCACTTATCAGGTATCAATAAAGTATTTAGAATTGGAGGAGCTCAAGCGATTGGTGCATTAGCATTTGGCACAAATCAAATCAACAAAGTTGATGTTATATCAGGTCCAGGGAATATATATGTTACAACTGCAAAAAAACTAATTTATGGCTCAACAGGAATTGATTCATTAGCTGGTCCAAGTGAAATATTAATCATTGCAGATGAAACAGCTCAAAGCACTCATATAGCATCTGATCTACTAGCGCAAGCAGAACATGATCCTTTGGCTTCATCAATACTACTAACTACATCAAAGAACCAGGCAAAAGAAGTTTTAGAAGAACTTTATAAAAAAATTGAGGACCATCCAAGAAAAGAAATTTGCATGCAATCAATCAACAATTGGGGTTCAATTGTGATTTGCGAGAATTCTGAACAATGTGTTGAACTAAGCAATAACTTTGCCCCTGAACACCTAGAAATTCTTACTGTAGATCCAAAAAAAATTCTTGCAGGTATAGAGAATGCAGGAGCAATTTTTTTAGGAAAATGGACTCCAGAAGCTGTTGGAGATTATCTTGCTGGACCAAATCATACTTTACCCACATCAGGTAATTCTAGATTTAGCGGTTCTTTAGGGGTTGAAACTTTTATGAAAAATTCTTCAATAATAGAATTTAATGAAGAAAGTTTAAAAGTTAATAGCCTTGATATTATTAATCTAGCTAAAAGTGAGGGCTTGCATAGTCACGCTAACTCAGTACAAATAAGATTTGAAGATTAG
- the rpiA gene encoding ribose-5-phosphate isomerase RpiA, with amino-acid sequence MKQVVADAAIREVKSDMILGLGSGSTAALMIKSLADEMRSGKLQNIKGVATSFQSEVLALELNIPLIDLASVSQIDLAIDGADEVDPGFQLIKGGGACHVREKLVASKADQLLIVVDETKLVQNLNLSFPLPVEVLPNAWKQVQEVISEMKGSSTLRMATKKAGPVVTDQGNLILDVLFDDGINNPKDIEMKINNIPGVLENGLFVDLTDKVLVGKIENNTPVVYSPSRAS; translated from the coding sequence ATGAAACAAGTTGTTGCTGATGCAGCAATAAGGGAAGTAAAAAGTGACATGATTCTTGGATTAGGTTCTGGATCTACAGCTGCGTTAATGATAAAAAGCCTTGCGGATGAAATGCGTTCTGGGAAACTCCAAAATATAAAAGGTGTTGCAACTTCTTTTCAATCAGAAGTTTTAGCGCTTGAACTGAATATCCCCCTTATCGATTTAGCTTCTGTATCTCAAATTGATTTAGCTATTGATGGAGCAGATGAAGTTGATCCAGGATTTCAATTAATTAAAGGAGGAGGAGCATGCCATGTGAGAGAAAAGTTAGTAGCATCTAAAGCTGATCAATTGCTGATTGTTGTTGATGAAACTAAACTTGTACAAAATTTAAATCTATCTTTCCCTTTACCTGTAGAAGTTCTTCCAAATGCTTGGAAGCAAGTTCAGGAAGTTATCTCAGAGATGAAAGGTAGTTCTACTTTAAGAATGGCTACTAAAAAAGCTGGCCCAGTTGTTACTGATCAAGGCAATCTAATTCTTGATGTATTATTTGATGATGGCATTAATAATCCGAAAGACATTGAAATGAAGATTAATAATATTCCAGGAGTATTAGAAAATGGATTATTCGTTGATCTTACAGATAAAGTATTAGTTGGTAAAATTGAAAACAATACTCCAGTGGTTTACTCACCATCAAGAGCTAGCTAA
- a CDS encoding trypsin-like peptidase domain-containing protein: MKFIKIKFINLIQIFIIFCFCLVNFSQKAEVLALTSSESHNFVSSAVKNIGPAVVKIDTERLVERQQFDPTLLDPLLRDLLGEQGITPERERGQGSGVIINENGLVLTNAHVVERVDNVSVTLADGSICDGEVLGTDTVTDLALVKIDEDAYSGFAPLGNSEDLEVGDWAIALGTPYGLEKTVTLGIVSSLHRDINSLGFSDKRLDLIQTDAAINPGNSGGPLINSNGEVIGINTLVRSGPGAGLGFAIPINLAKSVSDQLLKNGEVIHPYLGVQLISLNPRIAKEHNRDPNSLVQLPERNGALIQSVIPNSPAEKAGLRRGDLVIAAENISINEPKTLLDEVEKAQIGKVFLLNILRDNKEIQINIKPEPLPGLT, translated from the coding sequence ATGAAATTTATCAAGATTAAATTTATTAATTTAATCCAAATTTTCATTATTTTTTGTTTTTGTTTAGTCAATTTCTCTCAAAAAGCTGAAGTTTTAGCTTTAACATCTTCAGAAAGTCATAATTTCGTATCATCCGCAGTTAAAAATATTGGCCCTGCAGTTGTAAAAATTGACACTGAGCGCTTGGTAGAGAGGCAACAATTTGATCCTACTTTACTTGACCCATTATTAAGGGATTTACTTGGTGAGCAAGGCATTACTCCTGAAAGGGAGAGAGGACAAGGCTCTGGGGTTATCATTAATGAAAATGGTTTGGTTCTTACAAACGCTCATGTCGTAGAAAGAGTCGATAATGTTTCAGTTACTTTGGCAGATGGATCTATTTGTGATGGTGAAGTTTTGGGGACGGATACAGTAACTGATCTTGCTTTAGTAAAAATTGATGAAGATGCTTATTCTGGTTTTGCTCCACTTGGAAATTCTGAAGATCTTGAAGTTGGGGATTGGGCAATAGCTCTTGGTACTCCTTATGGTCTTGAAAAAACAGTTACCTTAGGGATTGTAAGCAGCCTGCATAGAGATATTAATAGTTTAGGATTTTCAGATAAAAGGTTGGATCTTATTCAGACTGATGCGGCAATAAATCCAGGAAATTCTGGGGGACCACTCATAAATTCCAATGGCGAGGTAATTGGAATCAATACATTAGTAAGAAGTGGCCCTGGAGCAGGTCTAGGTTTTGCGATTCCCATCAATCTGGCTAAAAGTGTTTCTGATCAGCTACTCAAAAATGGGGAAGTGATTCATCCATATTTAGGGGTACAATTAATTTCTTTAAATCCTAGAATTGCTAAAGAACATAATCGAGATCCCAATTCTTTAGTTCAATTACCCGAAAGAAACGGAGCTCTAATTCAATCAGTAATACCTAATAGCCCCGCTGAAAAAGCTGGTTTAAGAAGAGGAGATTTAGTAATAGCAGCCGAAAATATCTCTATAAATGAGCCTAAGACTTTATTAGATGAAGTAGAAAAAGCTCAGATAGGAAAAGTATTTCTTTTAAATATTTTGAGAGATAATAAAGAGATACAGATAAATATCAAACCAGAACCTCTCCCAGGTTTGACATAA
- the rimP gene encoding ribosome maturation factor RimP translates to MNKENKSKLEKLLENVANKQDLEIYSLNIQTNQNPIVIEIIIKKTNGNDVSLDDCALFNTPASDEIEKSNLLNCSYVLEISSQGVSDELTSERDFKTFKGFPVNVELNQKNSKIKFLNGLLYEKSNDYLAINIKGRIKKIPFDEVLKISLCTLKD, encoded by the coding sequence TTGAATAAAGAAAACAAAAGTAAACTAGAAAAGCTATTAGAAAATGTTGCTAATAAACAGGATTTAGAAATTTACAGTTTAAATATACAAACTAATCAAAATCCAATTGTTATTGAAATAATCATAAAAAAAACAAATGGAAATGACGTTTCCTTAGATGATTGCGCGCTATTTAATACCCCAGCATCTGACGAAATAGAAAAATCAAATCTTTTAAATTGTTCATATGTGTTAGAAATTAGTAGTCAAGGGGTCAGTGATGAATTAACCTCAGAAAGAGACTTCAAAACTTTTAAGGGTTTTCCAGTTAATGTTGAGTTAAACCAAAAGAATTCAAAAATAAAATTCCTGAATGGTTTACTTTATGAAAAGTCTAATGATTATTTAGCCATTAACATTAAAGGTAGGATAAAGAAAATCCCTTTTGATGAAGTATTAAAAATTAGTCTTTGTACCTTAAAAGATTGA
- the nusA gene encoding transcription termination factor NusA — protein sequence MALVILPGLNNLIEDISEEKKLPPNIVEAALREALLKGYEKYRRTFYIGVNEDPFDEEYFSNFDVGLDLDEEGYRILSSKIIVEEVESEDHQISLIEVKQVADDAQIGDTVVLDVTPEKEDFGRMAASTTKQVLAQKLRDQQRKMIQEEFADLEDPVLTARVIRFERQSVIMGVSSGIGRPEVEAELPKRDQLPNDNYRANATFKVFLKEVSEIARKGPQLFVSRANAGLVVYLFENEVPEIQEGTVKIVAVSREANPPSRAVGPRTKVAVDSVENEVDPVGACIGARGARIQQVVNELRGEKIDVIKWSSDPIQYILNSLSPAKVDLVRLVDPEGQHAHVLVPPDQLSLAIGREGQNVRLAARLTGWKIDVKNSHEYDQEAEDAAVSELIIQREDEEKLQREAELRLEAEQAERAAEDARLRELYPLPEDEEEYGEEQYEGEELTDNDPLETLQDTDISAKEEKKR from the coding sequence ATGGCATTAGTTATTCTCCCAGGTTTAAACAATCTTATTGAAGACATTAGTGAGGAAAAAAAATTACCTCCTAATATCGTTGAAGCAGCCTTGCGCGAAGCTTTGTTAAAGGGATATGAAAAATATAGAAGAACTTTTTACATTGGAGTTAACGAAGATCCATTTGATGAAGAGTACTTCAGTAATTTTGATGTTGGACTAGATCTAGATGAAGAGGGTTACAGGATATTATCTAGTAAAATAATTGTTGAAGAAGTAGAGAGCGAAGATCATCAAATATCTCTAATAGAAGTTAAACAAGTTGCTGATGATGCGCAAATAGGTGACACAGTTGTATTAGATGTCACTCCTGAAAAAGAGGATTTTGGGCGAATGGCTGCTTCAACAACAAAGCAAGTTTTAGCACAAAAATTAAGGGATCAACAACGAAAAATGATCCAAGAAGAATTTGCAGATTTGGAGGATCCTGTTTTAACTGCAAGAGTTATCAGATTTGAAAGACAATCAGTGATTATGGGAGTTAGTTCGGGAATCGGCAGACCCGAGGTTGAAGCAGAACTTCCCAAGAGAGATCAATTACCAAATGATAACTATAGAGCAAATGCAACTTTCAAAGTATTTTTAAAAGAAGTTAGCGAAATTGCTAGAAAAGGTCCACAACTTTTTGTGAGTAGAGCTAACGCTGGTTTAGTAGTTTATTTATTTGAAAATGAAGTACCGGAAATTCAGGAAGGTACAGTAAAAATAGTTGCTGTTTCAAGAGAAGCGAATCCTCCTTCAAGAGCTGTTGGGCCAAGAACAAAAGTAGCTGTTGATAGCGTCGAAAATGAGGTCGACCCTGTAGGTGCTTGTATTGGAGCGAGAGGAGCAAGAATCCAACAAGTAGTTAATGAATTAAGAGGAGAAAAAATTGATGTTATTAAATGGTCATCTGACCCAATACAGTATATTTTGAACTCCTTAAGTCCGGCTAAAGTCGATCTCGTGAGACTTGTTGACCCTGAAGGTCAACACGCGCATGTACTAGTTCCTCCTGATCAATTAAGTCTCGCAATTGGTAGAGAAGGACAAAATGTAAGACTTGCGGCAAGATTAACTGGTTGGAAGATTGATGTTAAAAACTCACATGAATACGATCAGGAAGCAGAAGATGCTGCAGTCTCTGAATTAATTATCCAAAGAGAAGATGAAGAGAAACTCCAGCGTGAAGCTGAGCTTAGATTAGAAGCAGAACAAGCTGAGCGTGCTGCGGAAGATGCAAGATTAAGAGAGCTTTATCCCCTTCCCGAAGATGAAGAAGAATATGGAGAGGAACAATACGAAGGAGAAGAATTAACAGATAATGATCCATTAGAGACTCTTCAAGATACTGACATATCTGCCAAAGAGGAGAAAAAACGGTGA
- a CDS encoding YlxR family protein, protein MIQQNPVLRMCISCRKTYDRKDLLKITKDHKQGIILQKGMGRSAYICKSKKCYSDSKIKKKLQKALKTFLEPEFVEIFEKEITSYNNYPH, encoded by the coding sequence GTGATACAACAAAATCCTGTTTTGCGTATGTGCATTTCATGTAGAAAGACATATGACAGGAAAGATCTTTTAAAGATTACTAAAGATCATAAGCAAGGCATCATTCTTCAAAAGGGAATGGGGAGATCAGCTTACATTTGCAAGTCAAAAAAATGCTACTCAGATTCAAAGATTAAAAAAAAGCTTCAAAAAGCTTTAAAAACATTTTTGGAACCTGAATTTGTTGAAATTTTTGAAAAAGAAATTACAAGCTACAATAACTATCCCCATTAA